One window of Psychrobacillus sp. FSL H8-0483 genomic DNA carries:
- a CDS encoding VOC family protein — translation MKINRIDHVSINVNDLSEAKAFFLNLGLEVQAEWELDGEQFDRIVGLNDVKTACVGLGMPDGQAWIELVKFYTPSDEKDIQQPFANTLGIRHICFAVEDIEAIVAKLKKKGTEIFSEIQQYEESYKLCYVRGPEGIILELAEKIR, via the coding sequence ATGAAGATCAATAGAATAGATCATGTGAGTATAAACGTAAATGATCTTTCAGAGGCTAAAGCGTTTTTTCTTAATTTAGGACTTGAAGTGCAAGCGGAATGGGAATTGGATGGAGAACAGTTTGACAGAATAGTTGGGCTTAATGATGTTAAAACGGCATGTGTAGGATTGGGGATGCCAGATGGTCAGGCATGGATAGAGCTAGTCAAATTTTATACTCCGTCAGATGAAAAAGATATTCAGCAACCTTTTGCGAATACGCTGGGGATCCGACATATTTGCTTTGCTGTTGAAGATATTGAAGCTATTGTTGCGAAGTTGAAAAAGAAGGGCACGGAAATCTTTAGTGAGATACAGCAGTATGAAGAAAGTTATAAGTTATGTTATGTTCGCGGTCCAGAGGGAATTATTTTAGAGTTGGCGGAGAAAATCAGATAA
- a CDS encoding YjdJ family protein: MFKYIIQLIIGTLILCTATFIAWYEGSAIMNHPWEWKYSTPFTKLFNMDIMDGHDISQLDYFVYAAKFQPLFPAIMMVSGIYILCVIGYYLLKCNYDWTIGYFGLIGCILLVVSGLIYNSPTNGGRIFFWITSVCGFIFMAVAGTGWIRNAQHKETINT; encoded by the coding sequence TTGTTTAAATATATTATACAACTCATTATCGGAACGCTCATATTATGTACTGCAACATTTATCGCTTGGTATGAAGGCAGTGCTATTATGAATCATCCATGGGAATGGAAGTATTCAACACCATTTACTAAATTATTTAATATGGACATTATGGATGGTCATGATATTAGCCAGCTAGATTATTTTGTTTATGCAGCTAAATTCCAACCATTATTTCCAGCAATTATGATGGTCAGCGGAATCTACATTCTATGTGTAATTGGTTATTATCTATTGAAATGTAATTATGATTGGACTATAGGTTATTTTGGATTGATCGGGTGTATATTGCTAGTAGTAAGTGGTCTCATTTATAATTCACCAACAAATGGTGGAAGAATTTTTTTCTGGATCACCTCAGTATGTGGCTTTATATTTATGGCTGTTGCAGGTACTGGTTGGATAAGAAATGCTCAACACAAGGAGACTATTAATACATAA
- a CDS encoding DinB family protein, with product MDVKTLLLQQWASCLDEEDWFPPLEKVLEDITFEQAIWKPVEGAMNSIWELVCHLLFYKKRLLMRYLGEAANEPQAEDNESTFRLPTETFQNWKETKQEYYYVHRELGKILAKSEHEDLYRQIPGERSLVLELKSLALHDAYHIGQIVFLSKMQGIWAGKRSF from the coding sequence ATGGATGTAAAGACACTTTTGTTACAACAATGGGCAAGCTGCTTAGATGAAGAAGACTGGTTTCCTCCACTTGAAAAAGTGCTAGAGGATATTACTTTTGAACAGGCAATTTGGAAACCAGTTGAGGGGGCAATGAATTCCATTTGGGAATTAGTTTGTCATTTACTTTTCTATAAAAAGAGACTTCTGATGCGATATCTTGGTGAAGCAGCGAATGAACCCCAGGCAGAAGATAATGAATCTACATTTCGATTACCAACTGAGACGTTTCAAAATTGGAAGGAAACAAAACAAGAATATTATTATGTTCATCGTGAACTTGGAAAAATACTAGCAAAATCAGAACATGAAGATTTGTATAGACAGATCCCTGGAGAAAGATCATTAGTGCTTGAACTGAAGAGTTTAGCATTGCACGACGCATATCATATTGGGCAAATTGTATTCCTAAGTAAAATGCAAGGAATTTGGGCAGGGAAACGCAGCTTTTAA
- a CDS encoding NUDIX hydrolase, producing MKSWKTLNSSYVFKTPYGNLREDSCELPDGQKIESYYVNEYADWVNAIVLTKEKQIVLVKQYRYAAQDFFLEVPAGKPEGNEAYETAILREIREETGFITERNPILLGEFYVNPATQTNKVITFLLLDAYKAFEQELDPTEFIDVHLVELNDMETMIAKGEINQLFTVSAYYMSKSFLDN from the coding sequence ATGAAGAGTTGGAAAACGTTGAATTCGAGTTATGTATTTAAAACTCCATACGGAAATCTGCGTGAAGATAGTTGTGAACTACCGGATGGACAAAAAATAGAAAGTTATTATGTAAATGAATATGCTGATTGGGTGAATGCCATAGTTCTAACTAAGGAGAAACAGATTGTCCTCGTCAAACAGTATAGATATGCAGCTCAAGACTTCTTTTTAGAAGTACCTGCTGGTAAACCAGAGGGAAATGAAGCATATGAGACAGCTATTTTAAGAGAAATTAGGGAAGAGACTGGCTTTATAACAGAAAGAAATCCAATATTACTTGGTGAGTTTTATGTAAATCCAGCAACACAAACGAATAAAGTAATTACCTTTTTACTATTGGATGCGTATAAAGCTTTTGAACAAGAATTAGATCCAACAGAGTTTATTGATGTTCATTTGGTGGAGTTAAATGATATGGAAACAATGATTGCTAAAGGCGAAATAAATCAACTATTTACTGTGAGTGCTTACTATATGTCTAAATCGTTCTTAGATAATTGA
- a CDS encoding aminoglycoside phosphotransferase family protein yields MNKQIKPNIPSQFEKFLGKINSFSYPKRQGATSEVALLHTDKGQFVCKVASKLKYREWLSQEADIMKCLNAETDLPLPTYFHFVENEEKSYLLMSLEEGVTLREALQQFPSDAEKCALIQSFGELLQQLHETQPPTDWITEENWLDTQLQKAAYNLQNYEVDGNQELLDQLIKHPPIRSKQVLIHGDCTIDNVLVSNGRVQTFIDLSGAAYGDPRCDIALAIRSIKDNEAMIKAFYKGYSLQMITKEEFDYFDGGLYEFF; encoded by the coding sequence ATGAATAAACAAATAAAACCAAATATTCCTTCACAGTTTGAAAAATTCTTAGGAAAAATAAATTCGTTTTCATATCCTAAAAGACAAGGTGCAACTTCTGAAGTAGCGCTTCTTCATACGGATAAAGGTCAGTTTGTATGTAAAGTAGCCAGCAAATTAAAATATAGAGAATGGCTTTCGCAAGAAGCAGATATCATGAAATGCTTGAATGCAGAAACAGATTTGCCTTTACCAACCTACTTTCATTTTGTAGAAAATGAAGAAAAGAGTTATTTACTCATGAGTTTGGAGGAAGGTGTGACCTTAAGAGAAGCGCTTCAACAATTTCCATCAGATGCTGAAAAATGTGCGCTTATCCAAAGTTTTGGAGAGCTTTTGCAGCAATTACACGAAACACAGCCCCCTACCGATTGGATTACGGAAGAAAATTGGCTAGATACACAATTACAAAAAGCGGCATACAACTTACAAAACTATGAAGTGGATGGGAATCAAGAGTTGCTGGATCAATTAATAAAACATCCACCTATTCGGTCTAAACAAGTGTTGATTCATGGTGATTGCACAATTGATAATGTCCTTGTTTCCAATGGAAGAGTTCAGACATTTATCGATTTATCTGGAGCAGCCTATGGCGATCCACGCTGTGATATTGCACTAGCCATTCGTTCTATTAAAGATAATGAAGCAATGATAAAAGCTTTTTATAAGGGGTATAGTTTGCAAATGATTACAAAGGAAGAATTCGACTATTTTGATGGAGGCTTATACGAGTTTTTTTAA
- a CDS encoding HAD family hydrolase, giving the protein MIKGIIFDFDGLIVDTETVWYEAFKETLFEKHAIELDLAGYSNCIGTGNEILYQYFREIAGNSVDCEQIEEEAFNKYKDKMKEPLLREGVKAYLDEAKEYNLVIGLASSSSRDWVHSYLEQLRIIDYFEVINTKEDVSRVKPDLELYIKTLRDCNLLPTEVIVFEDSLNGLNAAKQAGIRCVIVPNDVTRNLVFKDHDYELHSMSQEALCDVIQKIAST; this is encoded by the coding sequence ATGATTAAAGGAATCATATTTGATTTTGATGGTTTAATAGTAGATACAGAGACAGTTTGGTACGAAGCGTTTAAAGAAACATTATTTGAAAAGCATGCGATTGAATTAGATCTAGCAGGTTACTCCAATTGTATTGGAACAGGCAATGAAATCTTATATCAATACTTTCGTGAAATAGCTGGAAACTCAGTAGATTGTGAGCAAATAGAGGAAGAAGCATTCAATAAATATAAGGATAAAATGAAAGAACCTTTACTTAGAGAAGGAGTTAAAGCATATTTAGATGAAGCAAAAGAATACAACTTAGTAATTGGTTTAGCTTCAAGTTCATCTAGAGATTGGGTTCATTCATATCTAGAACAGCTACGAATTATTGATTATTTTGAAGTAATAAATACAAAAGAGGATGTCAGTAGGGTTAAACCAGATCTAGAACTCTATATTAAAACATTAAGAGACTGCAATTTATTACCAACAGAAGTGATAGTGTTCGAGGATTCGTTAAACGGATTGAATGCAGCCAAACAAGCAGGTATTAGGTGTGTGATTGTTCCTAATGATGTTACTAGAAATTTAGTATTCAAAGACCATGATTATGAACTTCATTCTATGAGTCAAGAAGCGTTGTGTGATGTCATCCAAAAAATAGCTAGTACCTAA
- the speD gene encoding adenosylmethionine decarboxylase: protein MSLTPKQRIELHGFNNLTKTLSFNMYDICFTRTKEEREKYIEYIDEQYSADRLTKILTKVSEIIEANILNIAKQDYEPQGASVTILVSEGPVDDSSVDSFKESPGPLPETVVGHLDKSHITVHTYPEYHPDEGISTFRADIDISTCGEISPLKALNYLIHSFETDVMVMDYRVRGFTRDVKGHKLFIDHDINSIQNYIPVGLQENFQMIDVNVYQENIFHTKCKLKKFDLNNYLFGYTEDELTEDEKILITKKLKTEMDEIFYAKNMARTE, encoded by the coding sequence ATGAGTTTAACCCCTAAACAAAGAATTGAGTTACATGGTTTTAATAACCTTACAAAGACATTAAGTTTCAATATGTATGATATTTGTTTTACAAGAACGAAAGAAGAACGTGAGAAATATATTGAGTACATTGATGAGCAATATAGTGCAGATCGATTGACAAAAATATTAACCAAAGTATCTGAGATTATTGAGGCAAATATTTTAAACATTGCTAAGCAAGATTATGAACCGCAGGGAGCAAGTGTTACAATCTTGGTTTCCGAAGGACCTGTCGATGATTCTTCCGTGGATTCTTTTAAAGAATCACCAGGACCTCTACCTGAAACCGTAGTGGGACATTTAGATAAAAGTCATATAACCGTTCATACTTATCCTGAATATCATCCGGATGAAGGAATTAGTACATTCCGAGCAGATATTGATATTTCCACATGCGGAGAAATTTCTCCATTGAAAGCGTTGAATTATTTAATTCATTCATTTGAGACAGACGTTATGGTGATGGATTATCGTGTACGTGGCTTTACTAGAGATGTAAAGGGTCATAAATTATTTATCGATCATGATATAAACTCGATTCAAAACTATATACCGGTAGGATTACAAGAAAATTTTCAAATGATTGATGTAAACGTATACCAAGAAAATATTTTTCATACAAAATGCAAGCTAAAGAAATTTGATTTAAATAATTACTTATTTGGTTATACAGAAGACGAGTTAACCGAGGATGAGAAGATATTAATCACGAAGAAGTTAAAAACAGAAATGGATGAGATTTTTTATGCTAAAAACATGGCAAGAACAGAATAA
- a CDS encoding NUDIX domain-containing protein codes for MFPKAKSLGLIVKDNMILLEEQLGKHSKGTGIFYRPIGGTIELGEISSETVIREYQEELEVKITIKSYISCLENVFKIDESIGHEIIQIYLVEFEDECLYQKESFKVVEGNKITLAKWVPLQELFNEKKVLYPNGLSNLILESIEMNV; via the coding sequence ATGTTTCCAAAAGCTAAATCATTAGGATTAATAGTTAAAGATAATATGATTCTCTTAGAAGAACAACTAGGGAAACATTCAAAGGGAACAGGGATATTTTATCGGCCAATTGGCGGCACGATTGAACTTGGCGAAATATCAAGTGAAACGGTAATCAGAGAGTACCAAGAGGAATTAGAAGTAAAAATTACTATTAAAAGCTATATTTCTTGTTTAGAAAACGTATTCAAAATAGACGAATCTATTGGTCATGAGATTATACAAATTTATTTAGTGGAATTTGAAGATGAATGCCTATATCAAAAAGAAAGTTTTAAAGTTGTGGAAGGAAATAAAATTACATTAGCAAAATGGGTTCCTTTACAAGAACTTTTTAACGAAAAAAAGGTACTCTATCCAAACGGACTAAGTAACTTAATTCTAGAAAGTATTGAGATGAATGTATGA